From Calothrix sp. PCC 6303, a single genomic window includes:
- the rlmN gene encoding 23S rRNA (adenine(2503)-C(2))-methyltransferase RlmN: MSVNSPSTMSDSSAAVPHVSEIAIPPLLGASVAELGVWVQQQGQPAYRGKQIHDWIYNQGARSLSEISVLPKQWRSQIAEVPVGRSTEHFRSQARDGTVKYLLKLADGEIVETVGIPNFKWGKNVPTGDASNLDRLTVCVSTQVGCPMACDFCATGKGGFKRNLTRAEIVDQVLTVQEDFKERVSNIVFMGMGEPLLNVNHVLGAIHCLNKDVGIGQRNLTVSTVGIRDRIRQFAQHHLQVTLAVSLHAPNQRLRQQLIPSANSYPIGDLMAECREYVEITGRRITFEYVLLAGVNDLPEHAAELARLLRGFQNHVNLIPYNPINEVDYQRPESDRINAFVQILQQQHITVSVRYSRGLEADAACGQLRVNKS, translated from the coding sequence ATGTCTGTAAATTCCCCTTCGACTATGAGTGATTCATCAGCAGCAGTTCCCCACGTCTCGGAAATTGCCATTCCCCCCTTATTGGGTGCGTCAGTGGCTGAGTTGGGTGTGTGGGTTCAGCAGCAGGGACAACCTGCTTATCGAGGGAAACAAATACACGACTGGATTTATAATCAGGGTGCGCGATCGCTTAGTGAAATTTCTGTACTTCCCAAGCAGTGGCGATCGCAAATAGCTGAAGTTCCAGTAGGTCGTTCTACCGAACATTTCCGGTCTCAAGCGCGTGATGGTACGGTGAAATATCTCCTCAAGTTGGCAGATGGTGAAATTGTGGAAACCGTGGGAATTCCCAATTTCAAATGGGGAAAAAATGTCCCTACTGGTGATGCTAGTAATTTGGATAGGCTAACTGTCTGTGTTTCGACTCAGGTTGGTTGTCCAATGGCTTGTGATTTTTGTGCCACTGGTAAAGGTGGATTTAAGCGAAATCTAACTAGGGCAGAAATTGTTGACCAAGTTTTGACAGTGCAGGAAGATTTTAAGGAACGAGTCAGCAATATTGTATTTATGGGGATGGGGGAACCGCTACTCAATGTTAATCATGTTTTGGGAGCGATTCATTGCCTAAATAAAGATGTGGGTATTGGTCAGCGTAACCTAACTGTGTCTACTGTGGGGATACGCGATCGCATTCGTCAATTTGCCCAACATCATCTCCAAGTAACTCTAGCTGTTAGTCTTCACGCACCTAATCAACGACTACGACAACAACTTATACCCAGCGCTAATTCCTACCCCATCGGCGATTTAATGGCTGAATGCCGTGAGTATGTAGAAATTACTGGCAGAAGAATCACTTTTGAATACGTTCTTTTAGCTGGTGTGAATGATTTACCCGAACATGCAGCAGAATTAGCTAGGTTGCTGCGGGGTTTCCAAAATCATGTCAACCTCATACCCTACAATCCCATCAACGAAGTTGACTATCAGCGCCCCGAAAGCGATCGCATAAATGCTTTTGTCCAGATTCTGCAACAACAACACATCACAGTTAGTGTTCGTTATTCCCGTGGTTTAGAAGCTGACGCAGCTTGTGGACAACTTCGAGTCAACAAATCGTGA
- a CDS encoding phenylpyruvate tautomerase MIF-related protein — MPLIKIQTSLTAPAKSDVEVILKSLSAKLAKHTGKPESYVMTAFESEVPMTFAGTTEPTCYVEIKSVGSMKSEQTQAMSQDFCQEINQVLGVPKNRIYIEFADAKGYMWGWNGATFG, encoded by the coding sequence ATGCCTTTAATTAAAATTCAGACTTCACTTACCGCCCCAGCCAAATCTGATGTCGAGGTGATCCTGAAAAGTCTTTCGGCGAAGTTAGCCAAGCATACAGGAAAACCAGAGTCTTATGTGATGACGGCGTTTGAATCTGAGGTGCCGATGACTTTTGCTGGTACTACTGAACCGACTTGCTATGTGGAGATTAAAAGTGTTGGTAGCATGAAATCGGAACAAACCCAAGCAATGAGTCAGGATTTTTGTCAGGAAATTAATCAGGTTTTGGGTGTTCCGAAAAATCGCATTTATATCGAGTTTGCTGATGCGAAAGGTTATATGTGGGGTTGGAATGGTGCTACTTTTGGTTAA